The following are encoded in a window of Manihot esculenta cultivar AM560-2 chromosome 8, M.esculenta_v8, whole genome shotgun sequence genomic DNA:
- the LOC110621660 gene encoding RING-H2 finger protein ATL1, producing MDDSPAPPTRSTGSFFTPLLFSLAGVVGASLALLAYHFFFVKYCISRRTRMAMAASSISTPVQGVEIGTGVEEQVLNAIPILLYSQNNIQLAKIDQSECVICLGELEDGDKVRSLPNCGHVFHVPCIDDWFLAHTNCPICRAPIVASIDIACVLEDSINDRREIRTQNLAQFLEQGEEDDGGGGGGGDGGGGNGDDNNNASTSGQSSNGFIRHSLSLVLPMDAKPQHFMALKRSLSMDQRFVIIDIQGEREKASSPSSSSSSYLKHLIMENRSGRSMRQLDLVSSRWLRSLSQMRFSQSGLPTEPLPC from the coding sequence ATGGATGATTCTCCAGCACCCCCAACCCGCTCTACAGGCTCATTTTTCactcctcttctcttctctttagCTGGCGTAGTTGGCGCATCTCTCGCTCTTCTGGCTTACCACTTCTTCTTCGTTAAATATTGCATCAGTAGACGAACAAGAATGGCCATGGCGGCCAGTTCTATTTCTACACCAGTTCAGGGGGTTGAAATAGGAACTGGGGTTGAAGAACAGGTTCTTAACGCAATCCCAATTCTTCTCTACTCGCAAAACAACATCCAATTGGCTAAGATTGATCAAAGCGAGTGTGTAATCTGCTTAGGTGAATTAGAGGACGGTGACAAGGTTCGTTCATTGCCaaattgtggacatgtatttcaTGTCCCTTGCATTGATGATTGGTTCTTGGCTCACACAAACTGTCCAATTTGCAGAGCACCAATTGTTGCTTCTATTGATATTGCTTGTGTTTTAGAAGACTCCATTAATGATAGGAGAGAGATTAGGACACAAAACCTAGCTCAGTTTCTTGAACAAGGAGAGGAAGATGATGGAGGTGGCGGTGGCGGTGGCGATGGCGGAGGAGGTAATGGTGATGATAACAATAATGCTTCTACTTCAGGACAATCGTCAAATGGATTTATTCGCCATAGCTTGTCGCTTGTGTTGCCTATGGATGCTAAACCGCAGCATTTCATGGCGTTGAAGAGATCTTTATCAATGGATCAACGTTTTGTGATTATAGATATACAAGGAGAGAGAGAAAAGGCTTCTTctccatcatcttcttcttcttcttatttgaAGCATTTGATAATGGAAAATAGATCAGGAAGATCAATGAGGCAGCTAGATCTCGTGTCTTCAAGGTGGCTGAGATCTCTATCTCAAATGCGATTCAGCCAAAGTGGTCTGCCAACTGAACCTCTTCCTTGTTAG